One segment of bacterium DNA contains the following:
- the hisC gene encoding histidinol-phosphate transaminase, whose amino-acid sequence MNKIEKLVRDDIKKIAPYVPGKPIEELQRAYGLDIEKIVKLASNENPLGPSPKAVEALKNCAEKISRYPESSGYYLKNKISEVFNQPQENIILGSGSSEIISMGMELFLNPDDEVIFPTPSFLIYKILAYKIGAIPVEIPLKEDFSYNLNMFLERITPKTKVIILCNPNNPTGTIIYREQIDEFIEQVPDDILIISDEAYIEYVDIDDFGTAYPYLYKKNIIITRTLSKIYGLAGLRIGFGIASKDIIEFMERIRPPFNTTIPAQEAGIAALDDQDYVKKSFENNVTGKSYLYDAFNYLKIDYIPTYANFILCRIPNASRVVNELEKKGIIIRGMFGMGPEYVRITIGTPEENKLLIKNLREILGDKL is encoded by the coding sequence ATGAATAAAATAGAAAAATTAGTAAGAGATGATATAAAGAAAATTGCTCCTTATGTTCCGGGAAAACCAATAGAAGAACTACAGAGGGCATACGGACTTGATATAGAAAAGATTGTTAAACTTGCTTCAAACGAAAATCCTCTGGGCCCTTCTCCTAAAGCGGTTGAAGCACTAAAAAATTGTGCTGAAAAGATTTCAAGGTATCCTGAAAGTTCAGGATATTATTTGAAAAACAAGATCTCAGAGGTATTTAATCAACCACAGGAAAACATCATTCTCGGAAGTGGTTCCAGTGAAATAATCTCTATGGGAATGGAACTTTTCTTAAATCCGGATGATGAAGTAATATTTCCTACTCCATCTTTTCTTATATATAAGATTCTTGCCTATAAAATTGGAGCCATACCTGTAGAAATACCTCTTAAAGAGGACTTTTCATATAACCTGAATATGTTCCTTGAGAGAATTACACCAAAAACAAAAGTTATAATACTCTGTAATCCTAATAATCCTACAGGAACTATTATATACAGAGAACAGATAGATGAATTTATAGAGCAAGTTCCCGACGATATTCTTATCATCTCTGATGAAGCATATATAGAATATGTAGATATAGACGATTTTGGTACTGCTTATCCTTATCTTTATAAAAAGAATATTATTATAACCAGAACCCTTTCAAAAATATACGGGCTTGCAGGTCTCAGGATAGGATTTGGAATAGCCAGTAAAGATATCATAGAATTTATGGAAAGAATACGGCCTCCTTTTAATACTACAATCCCTGCACAGGAAGCAGGAATTGCAGCACTTGATGACCAGGATTATGTTAAAAAGTCCTTTGAAAATAATGTTACGGGTAAATCCTATCTGTATGACGCTTTTAATTATCTTAAAATAGATTACATTCCTACCTATGCAAATTTTATCCTCTGCAGGATTCCCAACGCTTCCAGAGTAGTAAACGAACTTGAAAAGAAAGGTATAATTATACGTGGGATGTTTGGAATGGGACCTGAGTATGTAAGAATTACCATAGGAACACCGGAAGAAAACAAACTGCTAATAAAGAACCTTCGGGAAATACTGGGAGATAAATTATGA
- a CDS encoding pyridoxine 5'-phosphate synthase, which translates to MKLGVNIDHIATLRQARRGEKPEPVWAAVICELAGCDSIVCHLREDRRHIQERDVYLLKKVVKTRLNLEMALSEEIINIALDVKPHQVTLVPEKREELTTEGGLDVIKNFEKIKSSIKEFRKAGIKVSLFIEPEKKQILASKDTGADFIEIHTGRYAEATREEEIQMELEKIISATEYAISTGIRVNAGHGLDYHNTAAICKIKGIEELNIGYSIIGRAVFVGLERAVKEMLEIIRRN; encoded by the coding sequence ATGAAATTAGGCGTAAATATAGACCATATTGCAACCTTAAGACAGGCAAGACGAGGAGAGAAACCAGAACCTGTATGGGCAGCTGTAATATGTGAACTTGCAGGATGTGATTCTATTGTGTGTCATTTAAGAGAGGATAGAAGACACATACAGGAACGGGATGTATATCTACTAAAAAAAGTTGTAAAGACCAGGCTGAATCTTGAAATGGCACTTTCTGAAGAAATAATAAATATAGCTCTTGATGTAAAACCACATCAGGTTACACTTGTTCCTGAAAAAAGGGAAGAATTGACTACCGAAGGTGGATTGGATGTTATAAAAAACTTTGAAAAAATAAAAAGTAGCATAAAAGAATTCCGAAAGGCAGGTATAAAAGTAAGTTTATTTATTGAGCCAGAAAAAAAACAGATACTTGCAAGTAAAGATACAGGTGCAGATTTTATAGAAATACACACAGGAAGATATGCAGAAGCAACGAGAGAAGAAGAAATACAGATGGAATTAGAAAAAATAATCAGTGCCACAGAATATGCAATCTCTACGGGAATAAGGGTAAATGCAGGACATGGTCTGGATTACCACAATACTGCTGCCATATGTAAAATTAAAGGGATTGAAGAACTCAATATTGGATACAGTATTATTGGTAGAGCCGTATTTGTAGGACTTGAAAGGGCTGTAAAAGAAATGTTAGAGATTATAAGGAGAAATTAA